One Coccinella septempunctata chromosome 1, icCocSept1.1, whole genome shotgun sequence DNA window includes the following coding sequences:
- the LOC123322598 gene encoding uncharacterized protein LOC123322598 isoform X2: MSHLEALKIMIKKRGVLKAKLTLFEKHVKSVESSISSSGVDRSVIIELEQRVQDLEDLIPNFEDIQSEIDYSIEENEDEYPKIARIIREDMYVDDLLTGVDTLEEAVFVCFTTRAIHLELILSLSTDDFLQAFHRFVSRRGMPAEVFSDNGTTFVKANKDLKSLFNFFKEQNLEISKAVTDMGIAWHFIPVNSPHFGGIWEAGVKSLKNHLKRVLRSYTFFFFDFQTLLVRIEAVLNSRPICPLTSCPNDLPPLTPAHFLLGRAGTAVPEGTVMHLPENRLSQFQLVQKVYEQFWSRWQREYVSELQTRQKWTRNTGSLNIGQLVLIKEDNLPPMRWRMGRILELFSGKDGIARVARIKTTDGIVSRSLVKLCPLPVESSPEDLSRRGACTVRHCLQDRRC; encoded by the exons ATGTCACACTTGGAAGCTttaaaaattatgattaaaaaacgcGGAGTGCTCAAGGCAAAGCTGACCTTATTCGAAAAACACGTAAAATCTGTGGAAAGCAGCATTTCATCATCGGGAGTAGATCGATCGGTGATCATTGAATTAGAGCAAAGAGTTCAAGATTTGGAAGATTTAATACCAAATTTTGAAGATATTCAATCCGAAATAGATTACAGTATCGAA GAGAATGAAGACGAGTACCCAAAAATTGCGCGAATAATTAGGGAAGACATGTACGTAGATGATTTATTAACTGGCGTAGACACACTAGAAGAAGCAGTATTCGTTTGCTTTACCACGCGAGCAATTCATTTAGAGTTAATTTTATCATTAAGTACCGATGACTTTTTGCAAGCCTTTCACAGATTTGTAAGCCGTCGTGGAATGCCCGCAGAGGTGTTTTCTGACAATGGCACAACCTTTGTCAAAGCTAATAAAGACCTTAAGTCGTTGTTTAACTTTTTCAAAGAACAAAACCTAGAAATTTCAAAGGCAGTAACTGATATGGGCATTGCATGGCATTTCATACCTGTAAACTCTCCCCATTTCGGAGGAATTTGGGAAGCGGGAGTAAAGAGTCTTAAGAATCACTTAAAACGAGTTTTAAGATCATATACATTTTTCTTCTTTGATTTCCAAACATTACTTGTGCGAATCGAAGCGGTATTGAATTCCCGACCCATTTGTCCTCTTACTTCCTGTCCTAATGACCTTCCCCCTTTAACCCCCGCGCACTTTCTACTTGGAAGAGCAGGAACCGCCGTGCCCGAGGGTACCGTCATGCATCTGCCAGAAAATCGCTTATCCCAATTTCAACTGGTCCAAAAGGTTTACGAGCAGTTTTGGAGCCGTTGGCAACGAGAATACGTAAGCGAGCTACAGACCCGCCAAAAATGGACAAGAAACACTGGTAGTTTGAACATTGGACAACTGGTATTAATCAAGGAGGACAACTTGCCCCCCATGAGATGGCGAATGGGACGTATTTTGGAACTTTTCTCTGGCAAGGATGGTATTGCTAGAGTAGCAAGAATCAAGACAACCGATGGAATCGTATCCAGATCATTGGTAAAACTTTGTCCACTTCCGGTTGAAAGCTCACCCGAGGACCTTTCAAGGAGGGGGGCATGTACAGTACGCCACTGCCTGCAGGACCGCCGGTGCTAA
- the LOC123322598 gene encoding uncharacterized protein LOC123322598 isoform X1 gives MSHLEALKIMIKKRGVLKAKLTLFEKHVKSVESSISSSGVDRSVIIELEQRVQDLEDLIPNFEDIQSEIDYSIEENEDEYPKIARIIREDMYVDDLLTGVDTLEEAVFVCFTTRAIHLELILSLSTDDFLQAFHRFVSRRGMPAEVFSDNGTTFVKANKDLKSLFNFFKEQNLEISKAVTDMGIAWHFIPVNSPHFGGIWEAGVKSLKNHLKRVLRSYTFFFFDFQTLLVRIEAVLNSRPICPLTSCPNDLPPLTPAHFLLGRAGTAVPEGTVMHLPENRLSQFQLVQKVYEQFWSRWQREYVSELQTRQKWTRNTGSLNIGQLVLIKEDNLPPMRWRMGRILELFSGKDGIARVARIKTTDGIVSRSLVKLCPLPVESSPEDLSRRGACTVRHCLQDRRC, from the exons ATGTCACACTTGGAAGCTttaaaaattatgattaaaaaacgcGGAGTGCTCAAGGCAAAGCTGACCTTATTCGAAAAACACGTAAAATCTGTGGAAAGCAGCATTTCATCATCGGGAGTAGATCGATCGGTGATCATTGAATTAGAGCAAAGAGTTCAAGATTTGGAAGATTTAATACCAAATTTTGAAGATATTCAATCCGAAATAGATTACAGTATCGAAGAGAA TGAAGACGAGTACCCAAAAATTGCGCGAATAATTAGGGAAGACATGTACGTAGATGATTTATTAACTGGCGTAGACACACTAGAAGAAGCAGTATTCGTTTGCTTTACCACGCGAGCAATTCATTTAGAGTTAATTTTATCATTAAGTACCGATGACTTTTTGCAAGCCTTTCACAGATTTGTAAGCCGTCGTGGAATGCCCGCAGAGGTGTTTTCTGACAATGGCACAACCTTTGTCAAAGCTAATAAAGACCTTAAGTCGTTGTTTAACTTTTTCAAAGAACAAAACCTAGAAATTTCAAAGGCAGTAACTGATATGGGCATTGCATGGCATTTCATACCTGTAAACTCTCCCCATTTCGGAGGAATTTGGGAAGCGGGAGTAAAGAGTCTTAAGAATCACTTAAAACGAGTTTTAAGATCATATACATTTTTCTTCTTTGATTTCCAAACATTACTTGTGCGAATCGAAGCGGTATTGAATTCCCGACCCATTTGTCCTCTTACTTCCTGTCCTAATGACCTTCCCCCTTTAACCCCCGCGCACTTTCTACTTGGAAGAGCAGGAACCGCCGTGCCCGAGGGTACCGTCATGCATCTGCCAGAAAATCGCTTATCCCAATTTCAACTGGTCCAAAAGGTTTACGAGCAGTTTTGGAGCCGTTGGCAACGAGAATACGTAAGCGAGCTACAGACCCGCCAAAAATGGACAAGAAACACTGGTAGTTTGAACATTGGACAACTGGTATTAATCAAGGAGGACAACTTGCCCCCCATGAGATGGCGAATGGGACGTATTTTGGAACTTTTCTCTGGCAAGGATGGTATTGCTAGAGTAGCAAGAATCAAGACAACCGATGGAATCGTATCCAGATCATTGGTAAAACTTTGTCCACTTCCGGTTGAAAGCTCACCCGAGGACCTTTCAAGGAGGGGGGCATGTACAGTACGCCACTGCCTGCAGGACCGCCGGTGCTAA